The Phycisphaeraceae bacterium genome has a window encoding:
- a CDS encoding glycosyltransferase family 4 protein — MIHYMTTQGIGNAWVANELRIVTRAGIPVRLHALRGSGRRLFSSEWAADMDRSTRVLYPIRPLAMVVSLLLAPMLFGARFLTAMANALFGQRENNRTRVASLGHLLAAIHWARGLRRDPVTHIHSQWIHSGGTVAMYGAWLLGVPFSFTGHATDLFRDRCALRDKIRRARFIICISEFHRRFFLEQGARPEQLHVAYCGIDVDRMAPRNTPRRDGPFHILSTGRLVEKKGFEHLIDACAILTRRGRDFRCTIGGSGELRESLEERIRLQGLSDRVRVTGEELRQEDIPAFMHTGDAYVLACVWARDGDVDGLPQMTMEAMACGLPAVTTRLVGNPDLVIHEQTGLLVSPGNAEELADAIQRLMDDPVLAERLAKAGREWIRERFDIERCLEPLISQFRRVLADASQEAIPAATAGAGAEGTS, encoded by the coding sequence ATGATTCACTACATGACCACGCAGGGGATCGGCAACGCCTGGGTGGCGAACGAGCTTCGAATCGTGACCAGGGCGGGAATTCCGGTTCGACTGCACGCTCTGCGGGGTTCCGGTCGTCGGCTGTTCTCATCGGAATGGGCGGCCGACATGGATCGTTCGACGCGTGTTCTCTATCCGATCCGCCCGCTGGCGATGGTCGTCTCGTTGCTCCTCGCCCCGATGCTGTTCGGCGCTCGGTTTTTGACCGCGATGGCCAACGCGTTGTTCGGGCAGCGGGAGAACAACCGAACGCGCGTGGCCTCGCTGGGCCACCTGCTGGCGGCGATCCACTGGGCTCGCGGATTGCGACGCGATCCCGTCACGCACATTCACTCGCAGTGGATTCACTCCGGCGGCACGGTGGCGATGTACGGGGCGTGGCTGCTGGGCGTGCCGTTCAGTTTCACGGGACACGCGACGGATCTGTTCCGTGATCGCTGCGCCCTGCGTGACAAGATCCGGCGAGCCAGGTTCATCATCTGCATCAGCGAGTTTCACCGGCGGTTCTTCCTGGAGCAGGGCGCCAGGCCGGAGCAGCTCCACGTGGCCTACTGCGGAATCGACGTGGATCGCATGGCTCCGCGGAATACTCCACGCCGCGATGGTCCATTTCATATTCTCTCGACGGGTCGGCTGGTCGAGAAGAAGGGATTCGAGCATCTGATCGACGCCTGCGCCATCCTCACACGGCGCGGACGGGACTTCCGCTGCACCATCGGGGGCAGCGGCGAGCTGCGTGAGTCGCTCGAAGAGCGGATCCGTCTCCAAGGTCTGAGTGACCGGGTACGGGTGACCGGCGAGGAACTGCGACAGGAAGACATTCCCGCATTCATGCACACCGGCGACGCCTACGTACTGGCCTGCGTGTGGGCCAGGGATGGCGACGTTGATGGGCTGCCCCAGATGACCATGGAGGCCATGGCCTGCGGGCTGCCAGCCGTCACCACGCGGCTTGTCGGGAATCCCGACCTGGTCATTCACGAACAGACTGGGCTGCTCGTATCGCCAGGCAACGCGGAAGAACTGGCGGACGCCATCCAACGCCTGATGGATGATCCCGTCCTCGCCGAACGTCTGGCCAAGGCGGGTCGCGAGTGGATTCGTGAGCGGTTCGACATCGAGCGGTGCCTCGAGCCGCTCATTTCGCAGTTCCGCCGCGTGCTGGCGGACGCATCGCAGGAAGCGATCCCCGCGGCGACGGCGGGGGCGGGAGCGGAAGGGACTTCATGA
- a CDS encoding NAD-dependent epimerase/dehydratase family protein, whose amino-acid sequence MNILITGGAGFIGSHTADALLAQGHRVRVLDSLEAPVHPVRRPPAYLDPRIEFILGDVRSERVMLDALRGVDAVYHLAAFQDYLPIFSRFFDVNVTSTALIYELIVRERLPIRKVIVASSQATLGEGLYLDADGRPCLPDIRPDEQLARGEWECRPPMGFRGPLRWQPTDESVANPQNQYGISKIAEEKVALHLGKRYGIPSVAMRYSIVQGPRQSFHNAYSGACRVFCLAMHQNLDPPIYEDGRQVRDFVNIHDVVDANLLVLHDDRADGQMFHVGGDRAMTVSDFASVVAQVFGRRGYEPKPCGKYRFGDTRHICSDVSKLKALGWSPRRSVHESVEGYRAWLREAENPGAILQQATAQMQALNVVREVVTS is encoded by the coding sequence ATGAACATCCTCATCACCGGCGGTGCGGGCTTCATCGGGTCGCACACGGCGGATGCGCTGCTGGCGCAAGGTCACCGCGTGCGCGTGCTCGACTCGCTGGAGGCGCCCGTGCATCCGGTCCGCCGACCACCTGCCTACCTCGACCCGCGGATCGAGTTCATCCTGGGCGACGTGCGGAGCGAGCGGGTCATGCTCGACGCCCTGCGCGGCGTGGACGCGGTTTACCACCTCGCCGCGTTTCAGGATTACCTGCCGATCTTCTCGCGGTTCTTTGATGTCAATGTCACATCCACGGCGCTGATTTACGAGTTGATCGTGCGTGAGCGGCTCCCGATCCGAAAGGTCATCGTCGCCTCCAGCCAGGCGACGCTGGGCGAGGGACTGTATCTCGATGCCGATGGTCGCCCGTGTCTGCCTGACATTCGCCCGGATGAGCAGCTGGCCCGAGGGGAGTGGGAGTGCCGTCCTCCGATGGGATTCCGCGGACCGCTCCGGTGGCAGCCCACGGACGAATCCGTCGCCAACCCGCAGAACCAGTACGGCATTTCCAAGATCGCCGAGGAAAAGGTCGCCCTGCACCTTGGCAAGCGCTACGGCATTCCCTCGGTGGCGATGCGGTACTCCATCGTGCAGGGACCGCGGCAGAGTTTTCACAACGCCTACAGCGGCGCGTGCCGCGTCTTCTGCCTGGCTATGCACCAGAACCTTGACCCGCCCATCTACGAGGACGGCCGTCAGGTGCGCGACTTTGTCAATATTCACGATGTGGTGGACGCGAACCTGCTCGTACTGCACGACGATCGCGCCGATGGACAGATGTTTCACGTGGGCGGCGACCGGGCGATGACAGTTTCCGATTTCGCCAGCGTGGTGGCGCAAGTCTTCGGCCGCCGCGGGTATGAGCCGAAGCCGTGCGGCAAGTATCGCTTCGGCGACACGCGCCACATCTGCTCCGATGTCTCGAAGCTCAAGGCGCTCGGCTGGTCGCCCCGCCGCTCCGTGCATGAGAGCGTCGAGGGCTACAGGGCGTGGCTGCGCGAGGCGGAGAACCCCGGAGCCATTCTGCAGCAGGCCACGGCGCAGATGCAGGCCCTCAACGTGGTGCGCGAGGTGGTGACATCGTGA
- a CDS encoding SIS domain-containing protein, whose product MAGTTVTSARQYFEAMSAVLARTDPRPIDAYADLLVKAWREDRRVFIFGNGGSAYNASHHVADYVKTACVPGKKRLMAFSLSDNMGLLTAIGNDLAYDQIFEFPLASYARPGDIAVGISCSGNSPNLLRACEWARSHGLTVVALTGFDGGRVKALADIHIHVPSDNYGVIEDLHMSVGHIAAQMLQNRVMAEGAGR is encoded by the coding sequence ATGGCGGGAACCACCGTCACCAGCGCCAGACAGTACTTTGAAGCCATGTCGGCCGTGCTGGCACGCACCGATCCGCGTCCGATCGACGCCTACGCCGACCTGCTCGTGAAGGCGTGGCGCGAGGATCGGCGGGTGTTCATCTTCGGCAACGGCGGCAGCGCCTACAACGCTTCGCATCATGTGGCCGACTACGTCAAGACCGCCTGTGTGCCCGGGAAGAAGCGCCTCATGGCCTTCTCGCTGTCCGACAACATGGGGCTTCTCACGGCCATCGGCAACGACCTCGCCTATGACCAGATCTTCGAGTTCCCGCTGGCGTCATACGCCAGGCCGGGCGACATCGCCGTCGGCATTTCGTGTTCGGGCAACTCCCCCAACCTGCTGCGAGCGTGCGAATGGGCCAGGTCGCATGGACTCACCGTGGTGGCGCTCACGGGGTTCGACGGAGGCCGCGTCAAGGCGCTGGCCGACATCCACATCCACGTGCCGAGCGACAACTACGGCGTCATCGAGGATCTGCACATGTCCGTGGGGCACATCGCGGCGCAGATGCTGCAGAACCGGGTGATGGCGGAGGGCGCGGGTCGATGA
- a CDS encoding glycosyltransferase encodes MTVAFTHRVGAVVIGRNEGERLIRCLCSLVGRVEHVVYVDSGSTDDSVQAAKSLGVSTVTLDLSQPFTAARARNRGVAELRSMGVQPDFVQFVDGDCEVDENWIGRGVAALEADPRVAVVCGRRRERFPEASKYNRLCDLEWDTPPGEVRSCGGDAMMRLGAFDEVGGYDSTLIAGEEPELCVRLRRAEWRILRLDAEMTLHDAAMTRFGQWWRRSVRAGHAYAEGAWMHGRSPQRHNVREVRSILKWALFIPAATAALVWPAGGWGLLLLSLYPLQWWRIFVGQRRRGRTAAQSRLYATFTMLGKFAQLRGMVGFAWNRLRGRRMRLIEYKGAAVRSATASTNLPAARPHEVTGS; translated from the coding sequence ATGACCGTTGCGTTTACCCATCGGGTCGGCGCCGTGGTCATCGGGCGCAACGAGGGTGAACGGCTGATCCGGTGCCTGTGCTCGCTGGTGGGGCGGGTGGAGCATGTCGTGTATGTCGATTCCGGATCGACCGACGACAGCGTGCAGGCGGCGAAGTCGCTGGGCGTTTCGACCGTGACGCTGGATCTGTCGCAGCCGTTCACCGCCGCGCGGGCGCGAAACCGGGGCGTGGCGGAACTGCGGTCGATGGGCGTGCAGCCGGACTTCGTGCAGTTTGTCGACGGCGACTGCGAGGTTGACGAGAACTGGATCGGTCGTGGCGTGGCCGCCCTGGAAGCCGATCCGCGCGTCGCGGTGGTGTGCGGCCGCCGACGCGAGCGCTTTCCTGAAGCATCGAAGTACAACCGGCTGTGCGACCTGGAGTGGGATACCCCGCCCGGCGAGGTCCGCTCCTGCGGCGGCGACGCCATGATGCGGCTCGGGGCGTTTGATGAAGTGGGAGGGTATGACTCGACGCTGATCGCGGGCGAGGAGCCGGAGTTGTGCGTGCGGCTGCGCCGGGCCGAGTGGCGCATCCTGCGACTGGACGCGGAGATGACTCTTCACGACGCCGCCATGACGCGGTTCGGGCAGTGGTGGCGACGATCCGTCCGGGCGGGGCACGCCTATGCCGAAGGCGCCTGGATGCACGGCCGATCACCCCAGCGCCATAACGTGCGCGAAGTACGGTCGATCCTGAAGTGGGCGCTGTTCATTCCGGCGGCCACGGCGGCGTTGGTCTGGCCAGCAGGGGGGTGGGGACTGCTGTTGCTGTCGCTGTATCCGCTGCAGTGGTGGAGGATCTTCGTCGGCCAGCGGCGGCGCGGCCGGACGGCCGCTCAGTCGCGGCTGTACGCCACGTTCACGATGCTCGGCAAGTTCGCCCAGTTGAGGGGCATGGTCGGCTTCGCCTGGAATCGGCTGCGCGGGCGACGGATGCGGCTGATCGAGTACAAGGGGGCTGCGGTTCGATCCGCGACAGCATCGACAAACCTGCCGGCCGCGCGGCCGCACGAGGTGACTGGTTCATGA
- a CDS encoding GHMP kinase yields MIISQTPYRVSFAGGGTDLPAFYRQESGAVLSVAVRKHMYVALSRRFEPSVRVAYSKTEIASTRDEVQHTIVKAALELVDLGPHMEIVTIGDVPAGTGMGSSSTLTVGLLNALYAFKGQIRSAKSLAEEACRIEIDVLGKPIGKQDQYAAAFGGLNYIRFNPDESVDVQPVPTAAETLAELERRIIVLYTEKKRDADTILQKQSDGTADRMRVLRDMRDLASEMRGVIAGRANLDEFARLLHVGWELKRSLGFGISDDSIDQAYEAARRAGAQGGKLLGAGGGGFLLLIAPPERHAAIREALGNPRDLAFGIDRLGSRIIFIS; encoded by the coding sequence ATGATCATCTCACAGACGCCTTACCGGGTCTCGTTCGCCGGCGGCGGCACCGATCTGCCTGCGTTCTACCGGCAGGAGTCCGGGGCGGTGTTGTCCGTGGCGGTGCGCAAGCACATGTACGTGGCGCTCTCGCGCCGGTTCGAGCCATCGGTGCGCGTGGCGTATTCGAAGACCGAGATCGCGTCGACGCGGGATGAGGTGCAGCACACCATCGTCAAGGCCGCCCTGGAACTGGTGGACCTTGGTCCGCACATGGAGATCGTGACGATCGGCGACGTGCCGGCGGGTACGGGCATGGGCTCGTCAAGCACGCTGACGGTCGGGCTGCTCAACGCCCTCTACGCCTTCAAGGGGCAGATCCGCTCGGCCAAGTCGCTGGCGGAGGAAGCGTGCCGCATCGAGATTGACGTTCTCGGCAAGCCGATTGGTAAGCAGGACCAGTACGCTGCCGCCTTCGGCGGACTGAACTACATCCGCTTCAATCCCGACGAGTCGGTGGACGTCCAGCCGGTGCCCACCGCCGCGGAGACGCTGGCGGAACTGGAGCGACGGATCATCGTGCTCTACACCGAGAAGAAGCGCGACGCCGACACGATCCTGCAGAAGCAGTCGGACGGCACCGCCGACCGCATGCGCGTGCTGCGTGACATGCGCGACCTGGCCAGCGAGATGCGCGGCGTCATCGCGGGGCGCGCCAATCTCGACGAGTTCGCGCGACTGCTCCACGTGGGATGGGAACTGAAACGCTCGCTTGGTTTCGGCATTTCGGATGACTCGATCGACCAGGCGTACGAAGCGGCACGCCGCGCGGGGGCGCAGGGCGGCAAACTGCTCGGCGCGGGCGGCGGGGGGTTCCTGCTGCTGATCGCCCCGCCCGAGCGACACGCCGCCATCCGCGAGGCGCTCGGCAATCCGCGCGACCTGGCCTTCGGCATCGACCGGCTGGGAAGCCGGATTATTTTCATCAGTTGA
- the galE gene encoding UDP-glucose 4-epimerase GalE, whose product MRVLVTGGAGFVGSACLRHLLRHGVEAVAYDNLSQGHRQAVPADRLIVGDIADASAVEHALRQVKADAVMHFAAATYVGESVTDPEFHYRNNIGGTLSLLNAMRRSGVKRMLFSSTCATYGMNPKVPMAEDSAQEPFSPYARTKLAVEWMIRDFAHAYGLGFTILRYFNAAGAEPDGSHGEDHRPENHLIPLVLEVPLGKRNHIAVYGNDYPTPDGTCIRDYVHIHDLAEAHLLAIRATTPDTAEVFNIGTGTGHSVLEVIRACERVTGKPIPMKVVERRPGDPPALVADPSKIQRVLGWALKFSSLDAVVETAWKWHQSHPKGYA is encoded by the coding sequence ATGAGGGTGCTGGTCACGGGTGGAGCCGGATTCGTCGGAAGCGCGTGCCTGCGGCACCTGCTGCGGCACGGGGTCGAGGCGGTTGCTTATGACAATCTCAGCCAGGGACATCGTCAGGCGGTTCCGGCGGATCGCCTGATCGTGGGCGATATCGCCGACGCCTCCGCAGTCGAGCACGCTCTGCGGCAGGTGAAGGCGGATGCGGTGATGCACTTCGCCGCGGCGACCTACGTGGGCGAGTCGGTCACCGATCCCGAGTTTCACTACCGCAACAACATCGGCGGCACGCTTTCCCTGCTCAACGCCATGCGCCGCTCGGGCGTGAAGCGGATGCTCTTCTCCAGCACGTGCGCCACGTACGGCATGAACCCGAAGGTTCCCATGGCCGAGGATTCGGCGCAGGAGCCCTTCAGCCCTTACGCCCGCACCAAGCTGGCGGTGGAGTGGATGATCCGCGATTTCGCCCATGCGTATGGGCTGGGTTTCACGATCCTGCGGTACTTCAACGCCGCGGGCGCCGAGCCGGACGGGTCGCACGGCGAGGATCACCGCCCGGAAAACCATCTCATTCCGCTGGTGCTGGAGGTGCCGCTGGGCAAGCGGAACCACATCGCGGTGTACGGGAATGACTATCCCACGCCGGACGGCACGTGCATCCGTGACTACGTTCACATTCACGACCTGGCCGAGGCGCACCTGCTGGCGATTCGAGCCACCACGCCCGACACGGCGGAGGTGTTCAACATCGGCACGGGCACGGGCCATTCGGTGCTGGAGGTCATCCGCGCCTGCGAGCGTGTGACCGGCAAGCCGATTCCCATGAAGGTCGTCGAGCGCCGTCCGGGCGACCCGCCCGCGCTGGTGGCCGACCCGTCAAAGATTCAGCGGGTGCTGGGGTGGGCGCTGAAGTTCAGTTCGCTGGACGCGGTGGTGGAGACGGCGTGGAAGTGGCATCAAAGCCATCCGAAGGGGTACGCGTGA
- a CDS encoding HAD-IIIA family hydrolase translates to MRHDRNRDVRVLLMAAGLGTRLRPLTDTVPKCLVPINGRPLIDFWFDRFAEAGLRHVLINTHHLPGMVREHIARLNAAGRFEIRETYEPTLLGSAGTVHANRDWVPPGGEALIVYADNLSAVHLGDMLAFHRARRAEMTMLLFRTPTPQRCGIAQLDGSGRIVEFEEKPQNPRGNLANAGVYALSAAAYHEMADADAFDLGFDVLPRFVGRMHGFTFDGYHRDIGTLESLEAAEADVAAGRVLAPARLAGHDRPRPAVFLDRDGTLIRQVHYIADPKDVELLPGAAEALRILGEHGYARVVVTNQSAIGRGVITEQQAHAVQHEVERQLGEPGVSIEGFDCCPVAPLSVSSNGQGGADRTIIDHPDRKPGPGMLLRAARQLNLDLSRSWMVGDMVSDLLAGRNAGCRGSILVRTGYGAEGEAAAQPLADAVADDLLSAAKHILSAEPTPGCSTTGQSTGLGMAAAIRTVEERCA, encoded by the coding sequence GTGAGGCACGATCGCAACCGCGATGTGCGCGTGCTGCTGATGGCGGCGGGTCTGGGCACGCGCCTGCGGCCGCTGACCGACACCGTGCCCAAATGCCTGGTGCCGATCAACGGCCGTCCGCTGATCGACTTCTGGTTCGACCGATTCGCCGAGGCGGGGCTGCGCCACGTGCTCATCAATACCCACCACCTGCCGGGAATGGTGCGCGAGCACATCGCGCGGCTCAACGCCGCTGGCCGCTTCGAGATCCGCGAGACGTACGAGCCCACGCTGCTCGGCTCGGCGGGCACGGTGCATGCCAACCGCGACTGGGTTCCGCCCGGCGGAGAGGCCCTCATCGTCTACGCCGACAATCTCTCCGCGGTGCATCTGGGCGACATGCTGGCGTTCCACCGGGCGAGGCGGGCCGAGATGACCATGCTGCTCTTCCGTACGCCCACGCCGCAGCGGTGCGGCATCGCGCAGCTCGACGGTTCGGGACGAATCGTCGAGTTCGAGGAGAAGCCCCAGAACCCCCGCGGCAATCTGGCCAACGCCGGGGTCTACGCCCTCTCGGCGGCGGCGTATCACGAAATGGCCGACGCAGACGCCTTCGACCTGGGGTTCGACGTGCTGCCGCGCTTCGTCGGACGGATGCACGGCTTCACCTTCGACGGCTACCACCGCGACATCGGTACGCTCGAATCGCTCGAAGCGGCGGAGGCGGACGTGGCCGCAGGTCGGGTTCTCGCGCCGGCTCGACTGGCTGGGCACGATCGCCCCCGTCCGGCGGTGTTCCTCGACCGCGACGGCACGCTGATCCGACAGGTTCACTACATCGCCGACCCGAAGGATGTTGAACTCCTGCCCGGCGCTGCCGAGGCGTTGCGAATCCTGGGCGAGCACGGCTATGCCCGCGTGGTCGTGACCAACCAGTCCGCCATCGGGCGCGGCGTGATCACCGAGCAGCAGGCGCACGCGGTGCAGCATGAAGTCGAACGCCAACTCGGCGAGCCGGGCGTGTCGATCGAGGGCTTCGACTGCTGCCCCGTGGCTCCGTTGTCCGTCTCATCCAACGGGCAGGGCGGCGCGGATCGCACCATCATCGATCATCCGGATCGCAAGCCAGGGCCGGGGATGCTGCTTCGAGCCGCGCGGCAACTCAATCTGGACCTTTCACGATCGTGGATGGTGGGTGACATGGTGAGCGATCTGCTGGCGGGACGAAACGCGGGGTGCCGCGGGAGCATTCTCGTCCGTACCGGGTATGGAGCGGAGGGCGAGGCGGCCGCGCAGCCGCTTGCCGATGCAGTGGCTGATGACCTGCTGAGCGCCGCCAAACACATTCTGAGCGCGGAGCCGACTCCCGGATGCTCCACGACAGGACAATCAACCGGGTTGGGCATGGCGGCGGCAATCCGAACTGTTGAGGAGCGATGCGCATGA